Genomic DNA from Rhodoligotrophos defluvii:
CCTCGCGCATCGATGTGACTGCCACCGTCAAGGTCGACGGCAAGACAGGCGTGGAAATGGAAGCGCTCACAGCCGTCTCCGTCGCCTGTCTCACCCTTTACGACATGTGCAAGGCGGTGGACCGCGCCATGCGCATCGGCGACATAAGGGTGGTCGAGAAGACCGGCGGCAAATCCGGCCCCTATCGGGAGGCCTGACCATGGCCGGGCCGCTGCTGCCGGTTGAGGAAGCGCTCGCCCGGGTGCTGGACGGGGTTGCGCCCATGCCCGCCGAGCAGGTGCCCCTCGATGAGGCCTGGCAGCGCACCTTGGCGGACGATGTCATCGCCACCCGCGACCAGCCGCCCTTCGATGCCTCGGCCATGGATGGCTATGCGGTGCGCGGCGATGATGTCGACCAAAAGACCCCCCGCCTTTCCGTCATCGGCACCGCGCAGGCCGGCCACGCCTTTCGCGATACGCTCGGCCCGGGCCAGGCGGTGCGCATCTTCACTGGCGCGCCACTGCCCGATGGCGCCGATACGGTCGTCATTCAGGAAAACACCCGCCGCGAGGGCGACGCGGTCGTCCTCACCGAGCCCGGCCAGCGCGGCCGACACGTGCGCCGCCGCGGGCTCGATTTTCGTGCCGGTGATGTGCTGATCCCCGCCGGTGTCCGGCTCAATGCCCGCCATATCGGCCTTGCCGCAGCAGCAAATCATGGGATGCTTGCGGTGAGGCGGCGCCCGCGCATCGCCATCCTGTCGACCGGCGATGAGCTCGTTCCACCCGGCGGCAATCCGCGCGCCGATCAGATCATTTCCTCCAATGATCGCGCCCTGGCGGCTTTCGCGCGTGCCATGGGCGCTGAACCCATCGATCTCGGCATTGCCGGAGACAGCCTGCAAGCCCTGGACGAGGCCATCGGCCGCGGGCTCCATGCGGACGTGCTCGTGACCATCGGCGGCGCGTCCGTCGGCGAGCGCGACCTGGTACAGCAGGCGCTGACGGCGCGGGGCCTCGCCCTCGATTTCTGGCGAATCGCCATGCGCCCCGGCAAGCCGCTGATGTTCGGCCGCCTTCCCTCGACACGCGTCCTGGGCCTGCCCGGCAATCCCGTATCTGCCCTGGTCTGCGCCCGCATCTTCCTGAGACCGCTGATCGCCGCCCTGCTCGGCCGCCCCCATCGGGACGAGCTGGAAATGCTGCCGCTCGCCAAGTCGCTTCCCGAAAACGATCAGCGGCAGGACTATCTCCGGGCCCGCTTCGTGCACCGGCCGGACGGCAGCCTCGCCGTCGAGCCGTTCAGTCTCCAGGACAGTTCGCTGCAGCAGAGCTTTGCCGCCGCCGATTGCCTCGTCATCCGCCGCCCCTTCGCGCCCGCCGCCCCCGCGGGCAGCCTGGCGGAGATCCTCCGGCTGGATTTTTGAGCCAGCCCCGGCTTCCTCCCCGGGCCACCAACAAGCCTACAACCTCATACCAACGTCGAATCGCATTAACAGTTTGTAATGTTATTATGATGCTTGGGCCCGTCGAAGAAATCGGCCGGCTACCGGATTGCTGTTGCCAGTTCCAGAACAATAAAGTCGTTCGGTCAACCGGGCGATTAACGGGTGGATACCGGAAGGAGTGTCTTCATGACTGTCGACTCCTCATATGTTGGCGGACAATCTGCCGGCACGCAAAAGATGAGCGCCGAAGACAAGAAGGTTATCTTCGCCTCTTCACTTGGCACAGTCTTCGAGTGGTATGACTTCTACCTTTACGGATCGCTATCCGCGATCATCGCGGCGCAGTTCTTCTCTGGCGTCAATCCGACGGCAGCCTTCATCTTCGCCCTGCTGGCCTTTGCCGCCGGCTTCGCGGTGCGTCCATTCGGCGCCATCTTCTTCGGCCGG
This window encodes:
- a CDS encoding molybdopterin molybdotransferase MoeA, with translation MAGPLLPVEEALARVLDGVAPMPAEQVPLDEAWQRTLADDVIATRDQPPFDASAMDGYAVRGDDVDQKTPRLSVIGTAQAGHAFRDTLGPGQAVRIFTGAPLPDGADTVVIQENTRREGDAVVLTEPGQRGRHVRRRGLDFRAGDVLIPAGVRLNARHIGLAAAANHGMLAVRRRPRIAILSTGDELVPPGGNPRADQIISSNDRALAAFARAMGAEPIDLGIAGDSLQALDEAIGRGLHADVLVTIGGASVGERDLVQQALTARGLALDFWRIAMRPGKPLMFGRLPSTRVLGLPGNPVSALVCARIFLRPLIAALLGRPHRDELEMLPLAKSLPENDQRQDYLRARFVHRPDGSLAVEPFSLQDSSLQQSFAAADCLVIRRPFAPAAPAGSLAEILRLDF